The DNA sequence ATCTGTTAATATTTATACACGTACATATAAGTCTCCAAAGCAAGCCGATGCACGCGATGTTGCTAATTACGGAAAAGATGATCCTTATACGGCGACAGAGAGCAATTATCAATATCCATCTATGATTGTGAGCTCTTCTATTGTTGGGTTGATTGGTTTGGCCTTGTCATACTTAATCGCCGTTCCACTTGGATCTTATATGGCTCGCTTTAAGAATACATTGTTTGATAGTATTTCAACCGGTGCTTTGACTTTCTTAATGTCACTGCCAACTATTGCCTTGGTTTATATCATTCGCTTGATTGGTTCAGCGATTGGCTTACCTGATTCATTCCCTATTTTGGGAGCAGGTGATTGGCGCTCTTATGTGTTGCCGGCAGTTATTCTTGGACTCTTGAGTGCGCCTTGGACAGCAGTGTGGATTCGCCGTTATATGATTGACTTGCAATCACAAGATTTTGTTCGTTTTGCACGTGCAAAAGGTCTTTCTGAAAAAGAAATTTCTAATAAACATATTTTCAAAAATGCTATGGTGCCACTTGTATCCAGTATACCTGGTGCTATTATCGGAGTTATCACAGGTGCAACTTTGACTGAAACAGTCTTTGCTTTCCCTGGTATGGGTAAGATGTTGATTGACTCTGTTAAAGCTTCAAACAATTCTATGGTCGTTGGTCTTGTCTTTATCTTTACTTGTCTTTCTATCTTCGCTCTTCTATTGGGTGATATTCTGATGACAGTACTTGACCCACGTATTAAATTAACATCAAAAGGAGGTAAATAATGGCTACAATTGATAAGACTAAGTTCCAATTTGTCAAACGCGATGATTTTGCCTCTGAAACAATTGATGCTCCAGCCTATTCTTACTGGAAGTCAGTTATGCGTCAGTTCCTAAAAAAGAAATCAACAGTTATCATGTTGGGAATTT is a window from the Streptococcus anginosus subsp. whileyi MAS624 genome containing:
- a CDS encoding ABC transporter permease, whose amino-acid sequence is MKKYIFMRILRSLVSIFMVTTLTYTIIYTMVPRKLIFKQDPNYNKIATTPDKKTNYENTIFERMGYIDYYDTKELQEKASKENSSVTVEPTNANKKIYEAYIKKLGRGWKLQQFKESKQFYATREVPVYERVLGFYGNLIQIDHTGAVKDASNPNLKRYIRIENDPAIGWSVVGSGTKHKYLLYFNSQFPFIHQNFVRLNLGTSYPTYANLPVLQVISQGQGQTKTSEVQFPTGKKTSSVNIYTRTYKSPKQADARDVANYGKDDPYTATESNYQYPSMIVSSSIVGLIGLALSYLIAVPLGSYMARFKNTLFDSISTGALTFLMSLPTIALVYIIRLIGSAIGLPDSFPILGAGDWRSYVLPAVILGLLSAPWTAVWIRRYMIDLQSQDFVRFARAKGLSEKEISNKHIFKNAMVPLVSSIPGAIIGVITGATLTETVFAFPGMGKMLIDSVKASNNSMVVGLVFIFTCLSIFALLLGDILMTVLDPRIKLTSKGGK